Proteins from one Corynebacterium testudinoris genomic window:
- a CDS encoding TetR/AcrR family transcriptional regulator yields the protein MRRTAEEAARTREALLRAALMAFEEKGWRGATFEQVAERAGVTRGALNHHFRSKEALLSDALEWGWGEYGDRLFTQEVPVADAATWLHTLLADFVSALRSDELFRALASTTVLVAPQSDGNTTSKHTALDSWREQIATTLAHEKTSIPPRVVAGLVLVLLQGLTVTAVTRPHDLPQPENQDAAVAALVRGLLS from the coding sequence ATGAGACGCACGGCTGAGGAAGCCGCACGGACGCGGGAAGCGCTGTTACGTGCGGCATTAATGGCCTTCGAAGAGAAGGGGTGGCGGGGGGCAACGTTTGAGCAAGTCGCCGAACGGGCTGGAGTTACTCGCGGCGCCCTTAATCACCACTTCCGGTCCAAGGAGGCCTTGCTGTCGGATGCACTGGAGTGGGGCTGGGGAGAGTACGGCGACCGCCTGTTCACGCAGGAAGTGCCCGTGGCGGATGCCGCGACGTGGCTCCACACCCTGCTGGCGGACTTCGTCAGTGCACTGCGTTCGGATGAGTTGTTCCGGGCGCTGGCTTCAACGACGGTGCTAGTCGCGCCTCAGTCCGACGGCAACACTACGAGCAAGCACACGGCACTGGATAGCTGGCGCGAACAGATCGCCACCACCCTGGCCCACGAGAAGACCTCAATCCCGCCGCGAGTGGTCGCGGGCCTGGTGCTGGTGCTGCTGCAAGGACTCACCGTGACCGCGGTGACTCGACCCCATGATCTTCCGCAACCCGAAAACCAGGACGCCGCAGTTGCGGCGTTGGTGAGGGGGTTGCTCTCTTAG
- a CDS encoding nuclear transport factor 2 family protein, with translation MYKRIVRAKVRGVFERINAGDYMAMVDGLAPSFEYRFHGDHALGGRRTTRESMIRWWERVMDLLPGAQFNIRDVLVDGGPWRTRIAVRASISGELPDGTRYENTVFQFMTLVWGKVVSVETCEDLQKLGCALAVVAEAGTTEALAAPITD, from the coding sequence ATGTATAAGCGGATCGTCAGAGCCAAAGTGAGAGGCGTATTTGAACGGATCAACGCAGGCGACTACATGGCGATGGTCGACGGCCTTGCCCCCTCTTTCGAGTACCGTTTCCACGGTGACCACGCGCTGGGAGGACGCCGCACCACACGTGAGTCGATGATCCGCTGGTGGGAGCGCGTTATGGACCTGTTGCCGGGTGCGCAATTCAACATCCGTGATGTGCTCGTCGACGGCGGCCCGTGGCGCACTCGAATCGCTGTGCGTGCCTCGATCAGTGGCGAACTGCCCGATGGCACGAGGTACGAGAACACGGTGTTCCAGTTCATGACTTTGGTATGGGGCAAAGTCGTTTCCGTCGAGACGTGTGAAGACCTTCAGAAACTTGGATGTGCGCTTGCTGTTGTTGCGGAAGCAGGCACGACCGAAGCCCTCGCCGCTCCGATCACCGACTAG
- a CDS encoding GntR family transcriptional regulator: protein MPGTPPPSALTDARRLPRLDEPRDSPLREQVAEHLRHAIIVGELAPGQVLSAPTLAEKFSISATPVREAMLDLANEGHVVALRYKGYRVVEVSPEVHAQHLELRRFIEIPLMVRLAEQGIPDSLLASSRSLAADGLEAAISGDLIEFIRLDSSLHLGLLAAAGNAVAVRHIRSLRSMARLSGLRDLADSGQLENTAREHIDLVETIARRDPETMSSLISRHLGHVTGVWAGNSAVT from the coding sequence ATGCCCGGCACACCTCCACCTTCCGCGCTCACCGATGCCCGTCGACTCCCCCGCCTCGACGAGCCGCGCGACAGCCCCCTGCGCGAACAGGTCGCCGAGCACCTCCGCCACGCCATCATCGTTGGCGAGCTTGCCCCCGGCCAAGTGCTCAGCGCCCCCACCCTGGCAGAGAAGTTCAGCATCTCCGCCACTCCTGTCCGCGAGGCCATGCTGGACCTGGCCAACGAAGGTCACGTCGTCGCCCTGCGCTACAAGGGCTACCGCGTGGTGGAGGTTTCGCCGGAGGTCCACGCCCAGCACCTCGAGCTGCGCCGGTTCATTGAGATCCCCCTCATGGTGCGGCTCGCCGAACAGGGAATCCCAGACTCCCTGCTTGCTTCATCGCGCTCTTTGGCCGCCGATGGGTTGGAGGCGGCCATCAGTGGGGACCTCATCGAGTTCATTCGGCTCGACTCGTCGCTCCACCTGGGCCTGCTGGCCGCGGCGGGCAACGCGGTGGCGGTGCGCCACATCCGCTCGCTGCGCTCAATGGCCAGGTTGTCAGGGTTGCGCGACCTCGCCGATTCCGGCCAGCTGGAGAATACCGCCCGGGAACACATTGATCTGGTGGAGACCATTGCCCGTCGCGACCCGGAGACGATGTCATCGCTGATCAGTAGGCATTTGGGTCACGTGACCGGCGTGTGGGCGGGCAACTCCGCGGTGACGTAG
- a CDS encoding flavin reductase family protein codes for MSAERLRAAAGTFPTGVTIVTTHTPEGQDVGLTVSAFSSLSLDPAMVVLSVDNASTSLPYLQLGGPIGVSVLAEGQDHLARQFSRRGIDRFEGVHTERHANNVPTVHGAAAWFVGHIAHFHAGGDHTIITVAVEDCGTDESTRPLLYQRGQIHLFPEYQI; via the coding sequence GTGAGCGCAGAACGCCTTCGGGCGGCGGCCGGGACTTTTCCCACCGGCGTGACCATCGTGACCACCCATACCCCGGAGGGGCAGGACGTCGGGCTCACCGTCAGCGCATTCTCCTCGCTGTCGCTTGACCCCGCGATGGTGGTGCTCAGCGTGGACAACGCCTCCACCTCGCTGCCGTACCTCCAGCTCGGCGGGCCCATCGGGGTGTCGGTGCTCGCAGAAGGCCAAGACCACCTCGCGCGGCAATTCTCCCGCCGCGGCATCGACCGCTTTGAGGGCGTGCACACCGAACGACACGCGAATAACGTGCCCACGGTGCACGGCGCGGCAGCCTGGTTCGTCGGCCACATCGCCCACTTCCACGCTGGCGGGGATCACACAATCATCACCGTCGCGGTCGAGGACTGTGGGACCGATGAATCCACCCGCCCGCTGTTGTATCAGCGCGGGCAGATCCACCTATTCCCGGAGTATCAGATCTAG
- a CDS encoding OsmC family protein, whose translation MSDLTPNHQPGEPLQPIDAEKLASLAEKNINNPEGGRKTIRTHTEADGLFRNYTQIRNLEPVLVSEPPQLLGDDSAPNPTEVAQSALAACISVGIQAIATNRGVTLTKIAIDIESDIDISPTWGVGDLNDDKRPGVSDVRVKIDLEGDADRETLDQIQKDAITWSPVVNTYTRPATLTSELI comes from the coding sequence ATGTCTGACCTCACCCCGAACCACCAGCCCGGCGAGCCGCTGCAGCCCATCGACGCTGAGAAGCTCGCCTCCTTGGCCGAGAAGAACATCAACAACCCGGAGGGCGGACGCAAGACCATCCGCACCCACACGGAGGCGGACGGCCTCTTCCGCAATTACACCCAGATCCGCAACCTGGAGCCGGTCTTGGTGTCCGAGCCGCCGCAGCTCCTCGGCGACGATTCCGCCCCCAACCCCACGGAGGTCGCCCAGTCCGCGCTGGCGGCGTGCATCTCGGTGGGCATCCAGGCCATCGCTACTAACCGTGGCGTCACCTTGACCAAGATCGCCATCGACATCGAGTCCGATATCGACATTTCCCCGACCTGGGGTGTGGGCGACCTCAACGATGACAAGCGTCCGGGCGTGTCTGATGTACGCGTCAAGATTGATCTCGAAGGCGATGCCGACCGCGAGACCCTCGACCAGATTCAAAAGGATGCCATCACCTGGTCGCCCGTCGTCAACACCTACACCCGCCCCGCCACGTTGACGTCTGAGTTGATCTGA
- a CDS encoding acyl-CoA dehydrogenase family protein, with the protein MTTTTTTVVEPEVLATIADRAKAVDKNEIPARYGIELLGQRGEILREDLLERARQLREIASVDLSVAFGLWAHSMVATYLQTADTAYAREILPTVLQGRRPGVTGMAAAFKEAAGAGEIDLHAERVEDGYVLTGKLNWASNLADDAIIVTAAKTEAGERVLVVLDGNAPGVTLGKPFALLGLNATSSAWVSLDGVFIADEQVLSTDFESFVAAVRPTFVVLQTSECLGVAEAAIEAAAQRLHGVNEVLTDDVEETAERIHALVDKQEDLARRIDERGAVTKVELLELRLAAAEAAVAAANLEVRLAGGAGYAQSSPASRRFREAAFIPVQSPSETQLKWELQRARQQQEG; encoded by the coding sequence ATGACCACGACGACAACCACCGTGGTCGAGCCGGAGGTCCTGGCCACCATCGCTGACCGTGCCAAGGCGGTGGACAAGAACGAGATTCCCGCCCGCTACGGCATCGAGCTGTTGGGGCAGCGCGGGGAGATCCTGCGCGAAGACTTGTTGGAGCGGGCTCGCCAGCTCCGAGAGATCGCCTCCGTGGATCTGTCCGTCGCCTTCGGGTTGTGGGCCCATTCCATGGTGGCTACCTACCTCCAGACCGCGGACACCGCTTACGCCCGCGAGATCTTGCCGACCGTGCTGCAGGGCCGGCGCCCTGGCGTCACCGGCATGGCCGCGGCCTTCAAGGAGGCCGCCGGCGCCGGGGAGATCGATCTCCACGCCGAGCGAGTCGAGGACGGCTATGTCCTCACCGGCAAGTTGAATTGGGCCTCCAACCTCGCCGATGACGCCATCATCGTCACCGCCGCCAAGACTGAGGCCGGTGAGCGGGTGCTAGTCGTGCTCGATGGCAATGCCCCCGGCGTCACCCTGGGCAAACCTTTTGCATTGCTGGGTCTCAATGCCACCTCCTCGGCGTGGGTGTCCCTGGACGGGGTGTTCATTGCCGACGAGCAGGTGCTCAGCACCGACTTCGAGTCCTTCGTCGCCGCCGTGCGACCCACCTTCGTCGTGCTCCAAACCTCCGAATGCCTCGGCGTCGCCGAAGCCGCCATCGAGGCAGCCGCCCAGCGCCTCCACGGCGTCAATGAGGTGCTCACCGACGACGTGGAGGAGACCGCAGAGCGGATCCACGCGCTCGTCGATAAGCAAGAGGACCTCGCGCGACGCATCGACGAGCGCGGGGCAGTGACCAAGGTCGAGCTGCTGGAGCTGCGCCTGGCCGCAGCCGAAGCCGCGGTCGCCGCCGCCAACCTCGAGGTTCGCCTCGCGGGTGGGGCGGGGTATGCCCAAAGTTCGCCGGCCTCGAGGCGCTTCCGCGAGGCCGCGTTCATCCCCGTGCAATCGCCCTCAGAGACCCAGTTGAAGTGGGAGCTGCAGCGCGCCCGCCAACAGCAGGAGGGCTAA
- a CDS encoding MFS transporter, with the protein MTTHDPASPGRGTTPTRALIVGAAAMFTDMLVHGLAVPVLPLLPAVVEQGPAATGILFASYAVAMIVATLFAGRLVDRHGPKTPLLIGLVGLAAATLLFATGGPYWLLLIARLAQGIAGGMSWVAALSLIAATTSFDKRGQAMGIAISSLTLGVLLGPPVAGFMVEHLGTASPFLLAAGIALADGVLRIVLVKGTPRVIDDTAGPLAVLRVPGSVSIVLAIAIGAGVLSAIEPVLPVHLGVGSLVIGLLFGLASLAAIIANPVVGKYVATASSKVLIGAGVVAAASSLLVIGWAGELWQTCVGMALLGISSALLLAPATTLISEQGFRSKPPTLGGSFALYNFAYAVGLAIGPLLAGFGVQQIGFSAAMTIGSAVLVAIGAIALTRLPGRQHENAPGK; encoded by the coding sequence ATGACGACACACGATCCCGCCTCGCCTGGTCGAGGCACCACCCCGACCCGCGCCCTCATCGTCGGCGCGGCCGCGATGTTCACCGACATGCTCGTGCACGGCCTTGCCGTTCCCGTGCTCCCGCTGCTTCCCGCCGTGGTCGAGCAAGGGCCAGCGGCCACCGGCATCCTATTCGCCTCTTACGCGGTCGCGATGATCGTCGCGACGTTGTTCGCGGGGCGTCTCGTCGATCGACATGGACCGAAGACCCCGCTGCTGATCGGACTCGTCGGTCTTGCTGCCGCGACGCTGCTGTTCGCCACCGGCGGCCCCTACTGGCTTCTGTTGATCGCCCGCCTTGCCCAGGGCATTGCTGGGGGTATGTCCTGGGTTGCTGCGCTTTCCCTGATCGCGGCGACCACGAGCTTCGACAAGCGCGGACAAGCGATGGGCATCGCGATCTCTAGCCTCACCCTCGGTGTGCTCCTCGGCCCGCCTGTTGCCGGATTCATGGTCGAGCACCTAGGCACAGCCTCCCCGTTCCTCCTCGCAGCCGGTATCGCCCTAGCTGACGGGGTACTGCGCATCGTCCTTGTCAAAGGCACACCACGGGTTATCGACGACACTGCGGGTCCGCTTGCAGTGCTGCGGGTGCCTGGCTCGGTCTCGATCGTGCTTGCCATTGCTATTGGCGCGGGTGTCCTTTCGGCGATCGAGCCGGTGCTTCCCGTGCACTTGGGGGTAGGTTCGCTCGTTATCGGGCTGCTTTTCGGACTGGCCTCGCTGGCAGCGATCATCGCGAACCCCGTCGTCGGAAAGTACGTGGCTACGGCGTCGTCAAAGGTGCTCATCGGTGCAGGCGTGGTCGCTGCTGCCAGTTCACTCTTGGTCATTGGCTGGGCGGGTGAGCTGTGGCAGACCTGCGTGGGGATGGCACTCCTTGGCATTTCTTCCGCACTGCTCCTGGCCCCTGCGACCACCCTTATTAGTGAGCAAGGCTTCCGTTCGAAGCCACCAACCCTTGGTGGTTCGTTCGCGCTCTACAACTTCGCCTACGCAGTAGGGCTCGCGATCGGGCCGCTTCTGGCCGGCTTCGGGGTGCAGCAGATCGGATTCTCCGCGGCGATGACGATAGGTTCTGCGGTCTTGGTCGCGATCGGTGCTATTGCCCTGACACGGCTTCCCGGACGGCAGCACGAGAATGCGCCAGGAAAGTGA